From a single Brassica napus cultivar Da-Ae chromosome C9, Da-Ae, whole genome shotgun sequence genomic region:
- the LOC106383911 gene encoding uncharacterized protein LOC106383911 codes for MTDRVRKQLQDITLGIEDDVVDLPLDLVAEAEEETQFALIGKPLNPRKQKIRGMMSALPRLWGVADKIAGRVLENNKVQFLFKFGDQTAVFKIRYEKLRGFCNICGLMSHDSTDCPQNNPNDEEAPHDDNNDDDNADDGPPSGFSTPEHHDPVDPVIPPSDNQHDVANHDSTPSKKRKTEPSVPMVELYPLCYETRQGMIYEEVTEQVLKRMRRQAETCEGRQWFQAMHDQEASSSRASPQGPHKTNDREGTVGHKPPASG; via the exons ATGACTGATCGAGTTCGAAAACAGTTACAAGATATTACTCTAGGGATAGAAGATGATGTTGTCGATCTTCCTCTAGACCTAGTCGcggaagcagaagaagaaacccAGTTTGCTTTGATCGGAAAACCTTTGAACCCGAGAAAACAGAAAATTCGGGGAATGATGTCTGCTCTACCAAGACTGTGGGGTGTTGCTGATAAGATTGCAGGACGTGTTCTAGAGAACAACAAAGTTCAATTCCTTTTCAA GTTTGGAGATCAAACTGCTGTATTCAAAATTCGCTATGAGAAGCTTCGGGGTTTCTGCAACATTTGTGGGTTAATGTCTCATGACTCAACCGATTGTCCTCAAAACAACCCCAATGATGAGGAGGCTCCCCATGATGAtaataatgatgatgataatgcaGATGATGGTCCTCCTTCTGGTTTCTCTACGCCAGAACATCACGACCCGGTGGATCCTGTTATTCCACCAAGTGATAATCAACATGATGTTGCGAATCATGACTCCACTCCATCTAAGAAGCGAAAAACAGAGCCCTCTGTTCCTATGGTGGAGTTGTACCCTTTGTGCTATGAAACACGACAAGGTATGATTTATGAGGAGGTTACTGAACAAGTCTTGAAGAGGATGAGAAGACAAGCAGAAACTTGTGAAGGCAGACAATGGTTCCAAGCAATGCATGATCAGGAGGCAAGTTCTTCACGTGCTTCTCCTCAGGGTCCTCACAAAACAAATGATCGAGAGGGTACGGTGGGCCACAA